One stretch of Prosthecobacter dejongeii DNA includes these proteins:
- the guaA gene encoding glutamine-hydrolyzing GMP synthase: protein MTDHEVAVLDYGSQYSQLIVRRVRELGFVSHLYPPAELVNLKNPGAIILSGGPRSTSEVDAPDVDFEKLLAFGVPVLGVCYGMQLLNIKHGGTVKPGVTREYGPAKLVVTEHADLFKGISPESQVWMSHSDTCANLAATTQVIATNEDAVPVALKWSDRCWGIQFHPEVTHSHEGTAILKNFLTESGAKLAKFDIQEFKDQMIAQIKTDVGDREVICGVSGGVDSTVLAVLLARAGVKVRCIFIDTGLMRLNEAAEVKVLFEEVGVPIEQIDASEVFLGALKGVTDPEQKRRIIGTLFVEEFWKLADDVELLAQGTLYPDVIESATSGSIASKIKTHHNRVDRIMELKSQGKVLEPLAELFKDEVRALGASLGIPHRALWRHPFPGPGLAVRIPGEITPERILSTQQADAIFIAELHRSGWYQHVWQAYAALLPVKTVGVKGDERSYEQAISLRAVISEDAMTADWVELPYEVLRNTSNKILNSVKGVNRVLYDISTKPPASIEWE, encoded by the coding sequence ATGACCGACCACGAAGTTGCCGTACTCGATTACGGTTCTCAGTACTCTCAGCTCATCGTCCGCCGCGTTCGCGAGCTGGGCTTCGTTTCCCACCTGTACCCGCCTGCGGAACTGGTGAATCTGAAGAACCCCGGGGCCATCATCCTTTCCGGTGGGCCGCGCAGTACTTCGGAGGTGGATGCGCCGGACGTGGACTTTGAAAAGCTGCTGGCCTTTGGCGTGCCGGTGCTGGGTGTGTGCTACGGCATGCAGCTCCTGAACATCAAACACGGCGGCACGGTGAAGCCGGGGGTCACGCGCGAGTATGGCCCGGCGAAGCTGGTGGTGACGGAGCATGCGGATCTTTTCAAAGGCATCTCGCCTGAATCTCAGGTGTGGATGAGCCACAGCGATACCTGCGCGAATCTGGCGGCGACCACGCAGGTCATCGCCACGAATGAAGATGCGGTGCCGGTGGCGCTGAAGTGGAGTGACCGCTGCTGGGGCATCCAGTTTCACCCGGAGGTGACGCACTCGCATGAGGGCACGGCCATTTTGAAAAACTTCCTCACGGAAAGCGGCGCGAAGCTGGCGAAGTTCGACATCCAAGAGTTCAAGGACCAGATGATCGCCCAGATCAAGACGGACGTGGGTGACCGCGAAGTCATCTGTGGGGTGTCTGGCGGGGTGGATAGCACGGTGCTGGCGGTGCTGCTGGCGCGTGCCGGGGTGAAGGTGCGCTGCATCTTCATTGATACCGGGCTGATGCGCCTGAATGAGGCTGCTGAGGTGAAGGTGCTGTTTGAAGAGGTGGGTGTGCCCATCGAGCAGATTGATGCGAGCGAAGTCTTTCTGGGCGCGCTGAAGGGCGTGACGGACCCTGAGCAGAAGCGCCGCATCATCGGCACGCTGTTTGTGGAGGAGTTCTGGAAGCTGGCGGATGATGTGGAGCTGCTGGCCCAGGGGACGCTGTACCCCGACGTGATCGAGAGCGCGACGAGCGGCTCCATCGCCAGCAAGATCAAGACCCACCACAACCGGGTGGACCGCATCATGGAACTGAAGTCGCAGGGCAAGGTGCTGGAGCCTCTGGCCGAGCTGTTTAAGGACGAAGTGCGTGCGCTGGGCGCCAGCCTGGGCATCCCACATCGCGCCCTGTGGCGGCATCCTTTCCCCGGCCCTGGCCTGGCGGTGCGTATCCCGGGTGAGATCACGCCGGAGCGCATCCTTTCCACGCAGCAGGCCGATGCGATCTTCATCGCGGAGCTGCATCGCAGTGGCTGGTACCAGCACGTGTGGCAGGCCTACGCGGCGCTGCTGCCGGTGAAAACGGTGGGCGTGAAGGGGGATGAACGCAGCTATGAGCAGGCCATCTCTCTGCGCGCGGTCATCAGCGAAGACGCGATGACGGCGGACTGGGTGGAGCTGCCGTATGAGGTGCTGCGCAACACGTCTAACAAGATCCTCAACAGCGTGAAGGGTGTGAACCGCGTGCTGTATGACATCAGCACGAAGCCACCGGCGAGCATCGAGTGGGAGTGA
- a CDS encoding prenyltransferase/squalene oxidase repeat-containing protein: MLNSVHLALTQTEAHLLALRQPTGHWEGQLSSSALSTATAVVALRGVDAVAHADLIAAGVQWLITHQNADGGWGDTTVSKSNLSTTLLCYSALHAAAASGTAAQAALAQAAAWITTQVGSLKPEAIAQAVIRRYGKDKTFSVPILMLCTIGGTLGDKAWRRVLPLPFELAALPRSWFGAVGLPVVSYALPALIAIGHARFKNAPPAWWNPLRWLRAALWPRIRPMLQTLQPSSGGYLEATPLTSFVTMALAAAGEKDHPCIPGAIAFLKRSMRADGSWPIDTNLATWGTTLASKALGHTDERVRHWLQGQQYQTMHPFTNAAPGGWAWTDLPGGVPDADDTAGALIAMKLTPGEGTGGPAQAGITWLLDLQNRDGGMPTFCRGWGTLPFDRSTPELTAHALLAWWLWEKDLPPAQRQRVAHATRQALKYLRRTQRADGSWIPLWFGNEHTPDEENPVYGTAQVVAYLSSTEALAAQASDLIESGRRYLLTRQKTDGSWGGDLHAPSSIEETSVALHALLLQPGPQPQDYATRATLWLVATTQHGTHFPTAPIGLYFARLWYHEQLYPIIWTLQALRRVKAVLPTVSEPGTTTPT; the protein is encoded by the coding sequence ATGTTAAATTCCGTTCACCTCGCCCTCACCCAGACGGAGGCCCACCTGCTGGCGCTGCGTCAGCCCACGGGCCACTGGGAGGGGCAGCTTTCCAGCAGCGCACTCTCCACCGCCACCGCCGTGGTGGCCCTGCGCGGGGTGGATGCCGTGGCGCATGCAGACCTCATCGCCGCCGGGGTGCAGTGGCTCATCACCCATCAAAATGCCGATGGCGGCTGGGGAGATACCACCGTCAGCAAGAGCAATCTCTCCACCACCCTCCTGTGCTACAGCGCCCTGCACGCCGCCGCCGCCAGTGGCACCGCCGCCCAGGCCGCCCTGGCCCAGGCCGCAGCGTGGATCACCACCCAGGTCGGCTCGCTGAAACCGGAGGCCATCGCCCAGGCCGTCATCCGCCGGTATGGCAAAGACAAAACCTTCTCCGTCCCCATCCTCATGCTCTGCACCATCGGCGGCACCCTGGGGGACAAAGCCTGGCGCCGCGTCCTACCCCTGCCCTTTGAGCTGGCCGCCTTGCCACGCTCTTGGTTCGGCGCCGTGGGCCTGCCCGTCGTCAGCTACGCCCTCCCGGCCTTGATCGCCATCGGCCACGCCCGGTTTAAAAATGCCCCCCCCGCCTGGTGGAATCCCCTCCGCTGGCTGCGTGCCGCCCTGTGGCCCCGCATCCGGCCCATGCTCCAGACCCTGCAGCCCAGCAGCGGCGGCTACCTGGAGGCCACACCCCTCACCAGCTTTGTCACCATGGCCCTGGCTGCTGCCGGGGAGAAAGATCACCCCTGCATCCCTGGTGCCATCGCCTTTTTAAAACGCTCTATGCGGGCGGATGGCAGTTGGCCCATTGATACCAATCTCGCCACCTGGGGCACCACCCTCGCCAGCAAAGCCCTGGGCCACACGGACGAACGCGTGCGCCACTGGCTGCAAGGCCAGCAGTATCAAACGATGCACCCCTTTACCAACGCCGCCCCCGGTGGCTGGGCGTGGACGGACCTGCCCGGCGGCGTGCCCGATGCCGACGACACCGCCGGCGCCCTCATCGCCATGAAACTCACCCCTGGGGAAGGCACCGGCGGCCCCGCCCAGGCCGGCATCACCTGGCTGCTGGACCTGCAAAATCGCGATGGCGGCATGCCCACCTTCTGCCGGGGCTGGGGCACCCTGCCGTTCGACCGCAGCACGCCCGAGCTCACCGCCCACGCCCTGCTCGCCTGGTGGCTGTGGGAAAAAGACCTCCCCCCCGCCCAGCGCCAGCGCGTGGCCCACGCCACCCGCCAGGCCCTGAAATACCTGCGCCGCACCCAGCGCGCCGACGGCTCCTGGATCCCCCTGTGGTTCGGCAATGAGCACACCCCCGACGAAGAAAACCCCGTCTATGGCACCGCCCAGGTCGTCGCCTACCTCAGCAGTACCGAAGCCCTCGCCGCGCAAGCCAGCGACCTCATCGAAAGCGGCCGTCGCTACCTTTTGACCCGCCAGAAAACCGACGGCAGTTGGGGGGGAGATCTCCACGCCCCCTCCTCCATTGAGGAGACCTCCGTCGCCCTGCACGCCCTCCTCCTCCAGCCCGGTCCCCAGCCCCAGGACTACGCCACCCGCGCCACCCTCTGGCTCGTGGCCACCACCCAGCACGGCACCCACTTTCCCACCGCCCCCATCGGCCTCTACTTTGCCCGCCTCTGGTATCACGAGCAGCTCTACCCCATCATCTGGACCCTCCAGGCACTTCGCCGAGTGAAAGCCGTCTTGCCCACCGTTTCAGAACCCGGTACAACCACGCCCACATGA
- a CDS encoding PHP domain-containing protein — MRFALLPFLFLAVTAPAAEPRWFKGNTHTHSLWSDGNDFPEMISAWYKDQGYDFLCMSDHNTLAEGDKWVAESTIEKKKITLGRKVMEKCSERYGADWLVTRPAPKGGVEVKLKTLEEYRGKLEEPGKFLLVQAEEVSAGFGNSPIHINAINLTEAIQPVKDLVSIRETMRTNLQAIAAQGLKKGKPIMSHLNHPNFRWAVSAEDIAHVIEDKFFEVYNGHPSTYPEGDPARADTSTERIWDIANTIRLVELKAAPLYALGTDDSHHYHGGTATSGRGWVMVKAEKLEGDALVEALHRGDFYASCGVTLKDVTFDKTTRKLTVKIQGEPGVKYRTEFRGTLKNYDRAVVEVPAPADDNYPVRLKHSEDVGKLLASSDGLESSYQMTGEELYVRAIVISDQGMKNPATPGQLQKAWTQPVGW, encoded by the coding sequence ATGAGATTTGCCCTGCTGCCGTTTCTTTTTCTCGCCGTCACTGCCCCTGCTGCTGAACCGCGCTGGTTCAAGGGGAACACGCACACGCATTCTCTGTGGAGCGATGGCAATGACTTTCCGGAGATGATTTCGGCCTGGTATAAGGACCAGGGGTATGACTTTCTCTGCATGTCTGACCACAACACGCTGGCGGAGGGGGACAAGTGGGTGGCGGAGTCCACCATCGAGAAGAAAAAGATCACGCTGGGGCGGAAGGTGATGGAGAAATGCAGCGAGCGCTACGGCGCGGACTGGCTGGTGACGCGGCCTGCGCCGAAGGGCGGGGTGGAGGTGAAGCTGAAGACGCTGGAGGAGTATCGCGGGAAGCTGGAGGAGCCGGGAAAATTCCTGCTGGTGCAGGCGGAGGAGGTGAGCGCGGGCTTTGGCAATTCCCCCATCCACATCAATGCGATCAACCTGACGGAGGCGATCCAACCGGTGAAGGACCTGGTTTCCATCCGCGAGACGATGCGCACGAATTTGCAGGCCATCGCGGCGCAGGGGCTGAAAAAGGGCAAGCCCATCATGTCGCACCTGAACCACCCGAACTTCCGCTGGGCGGTGAGTGCGGAGGACATCGCCCACGTGATCGAGGATAAATTTTTCGAGGTCTATAACGGCCACCCTTCCACCTACCCGGAGGGGGACCCGGCGCGTGCAGATACCTCGACCGAGCGCATCTGGGACATCGCCAATACCATCCGCCTGGTGGAGCTGAAGGCGGCGCCGCTGTATGCGCTGGGCACGGATGACAGCCACCACTACCACGGCGGCACGGCCACCTCTGGCCGCGGCTGGGTGATGGTGAAGGCGGAGAAGCTGGAGGGCGATGCGCTGGTGGAGGCCCTGCACCGGGGTGATTTCTATGCCTCCTGCGGGGTGACGCTGAAGGACGTGACCTTTGACAAAACCACGCGCAAGCTGACGGTGAAGATCCAGGGCGAGCCGGGGGTGAAGTACCGGACGGAATTTCGCGGCACGTTGAAGAATTACGATCGCGCGGTGGTGGAGGTGCCTGCGCCTGCGGATGATAACTACCCGGTGCGCCTGAAGCACAGTGAGGATGTGGGCAAGCTGCTGGCCAGCAGCGATGGCCTGGAAAGCAGCTACCAGATGACGGGCGAGGAGCTGTACGTGCGCGCCATCGTGATCTCAGATCAAGGGATGAAGAATCCGGCGACGCCCGGGCAGCTTCAGAAGGCCTGGACGCAGCCGGTGGGGTGGTAG
- the guaB gene encoding IMP dehydrogenase translates to MGDIPSLALSFDDVLVLPGLSQVLPGEVNLGTVFGSSIQLNIPVLSSAMDTVTEAELAIALAREGGLGVIHRNIPIDYQAEQVAKVKRSENTVIQTPHTVRPETTLGALQRLMHEKGVSGFPVVEPDGTLVGMVTSRDLWYIEDENTPVSTIMTPRDRLATGTPTTTFDEALKILYTHRIEKLPLVDAKGKLAGLITKQDVVKRQMFTSAAKDANGQLRVGAAVGVGEDCADRGAALVAAGADALFIDAATGHTTRVADVIRRLRERVGGGIPIVAGNVVTQDGALHLVEAGASAIKVGVGPGSICTTRIISGVGMAQFTAVQEVAEVCRPRGVTVIADGGIRYSGDIVKALAGGADCVMLGSLLAGTAESPGNMVKWQGRTFKEYRGMGSLKAMRKGAGDRYGQNSSGKLVPEGVEARVPFKGPLADVVFQLMGGLRSGMGYVGADNLDELRAKARFVRITAGGLKESHPHDVVITEEPVNYEPS, encoded by the coding sequence ATGGGCGATATTCCTTCCCTTGCACTGAGTTTTGATGACGTATTGGTCCTGCCTGGACTGAGCCAGGTCCTGCCTGGAGAGGTAAATCTGGGCACGGTTTTTGGCAGCAGCATCCAGCTGAACATCCCGGTTCTATCCTCGGCGATGGATACGGTGACGGAGGCGGAGTTGGCGATCGCCCTGGCGCGTGAGGGTGGCCTGGGGGTCATCCACCGCAATATCCCGATCGATTACCAGGCGGAGCAGGTGGCGAAGGTGAAGCGCTCTGAAAACACCGTCATCCAGACGCCGCACACGGTGCGCCCGGAGACGACGCTGGGTGCGCTGCAGCGCCTGATGCATGAAAAAGGGGTGAGTGGATTCCCCGTGGTGGAGCCGGATGGCACGCTGGTGGGCATGGTGACGAGCCGTGACCTCTGGTACATCGAGGACGAAAACACGCCGGTTTCGACGATCATGACGCCGCGCGACCGCCTGGCGACGGGCACGCCGACGACGACCTTTGATGAGGCGCTGAAGATCCTGTACACGCACCGGATTGAAAAACTGCCGCTGGTGGATGCGAAGGGCAAACTGGCCGGGCTGATCACCAAGCAGGACGTGGTGAAGCGCCAGATGTTTACCAGTGCGGCGAAGGATGCGAATGGCCAACTGCGCGTGGGCGCGGCGGTGGGTGTGGGTGAGGACTGTGCAGACCGTGGCGCGGCCCTGGTGGCGGCGGGCGCGGATGCGCTGTTCATCGATGCGGCCACGGGCCATACGACGCGGGTGGCGGACGTGATCCGCCGGCTGCGGGAGCGTGTGGGCGGCGGCATCCCGATCGTGGCGGGGAATGTGGTGACCCAGGACGGGGCGCTGCACCTGGTGGAGGCGGGTGCCTCCGCCATCAAGGTGGGCGTGGGCCCAGGGTCCATCTGCACCACGCGCATCATTTCGGGCGTGGGCATGGCGCAGTTCACGGCGGTGCAGGAGGTGGCTGAGGTGTGCCGCCCGCGCGGCGTGACGGTGATCGCCGATGGCGGCATCCGTTACTCGGGCGATATTGTGAAGGCGCTGGCTGGCGGGGCGGACTGTGTGATGCTGGGCTCCCTCCTGGCGGGCACGGCGGAAAGCCCGGGCAATATGGTGAAGTGGCAGGGCCGCACCTTTAAGGAATACCGGGGCATGGGCAGCCTGAAGGCTATGCGCAAGGGCGCAGGGGACCGCTACGGGCAGAATAGCTCTGGCAAACTGGTGCCTGAGGGCGTGGAGGCCCGCGTGCCGTTCAAGGGGCCTTTGGCCGATGTGGTGTTCCAGCTCATGGGCGGGCTGCGCTCTGGCATGGGCTATGTGGGGGCGGATAATCTGGATGAGCTGCGGGCGAAGGCGCGCTTTGTCCGCATCACGGCGGGCGGGCTGAAGGAAAGCCACCCGCATGACGTGGTGATCACGGAAGAGCCGGTGAATTACGAGCCGTCTTAA
- a CDS encoding SMP-30/gluconolactonase/LRE family protein, with protein sequence MTTSRRTFLTSLASTAAAATTLARDWTGQTPERYPDPDVIALEPAFAKYIQGNSPLRRLHTGMLWAEGPAWNGSGNYLVWSDIPNNAQMRYLPEDGHVSTMRNNAGNSNGNTFDLQGRQISCEHAHRRVTRYELNGQVTVLASEYEGKPLNAPNDVVVHPDGSIWFTDPGYGSMGDYEGNQGELHHKEAVYRIAPDGKLTRVTDAESKPNGLCFSPDYKKLYVVDTGPAKNIRVYDVVDGIKLDGGQEFASMKMDPPATAEPSRRAPTPKSILESILRTGQGGSDGIRCDVDGNLWATAGWAGDGYDGVHIFTPVGQRIGLIKLPETGSNLCFGGPKRNRLFITASQSLYSLHVNTRGAHHC encoded by the coding sequence ATGACCACCAGCCGCCGCACGTTTCTCACCAGCCTCGCCTCCACCGCCGCCGCCGCCACCACCCTCGCCCGCGACTGGACCGGCCAGACCCCCGAGCGCTACCCCGACCCCGACGTCATCGCCCTCGAGCCCGCCTTTGCCAAATACATCCAGGGAAACTCCCCCCTCCGCCGCCTGCACACCGGCATGCTCTGGGCCGAAGGCCCCGCCTGGAACGGCAGCGGCAACTACCTCGTCTGGAGTGACATCCCCAACAACGCCCAGATGCGCTACCTGCCCGAAGACGGCCACGTCAGCACCATGCGCAACAACGCCGGCAACAGCAACGGCAACACCTTCGACCTCCAAGGCCGCCAGATCTCCTGCGAGCACGCCCACCGCCGCGTCACCCGCTACGAGCTCAACGGCCAAGTCACCGTCCTCGCCTCCGAATACGAAGGCAAACCCCTCAACGCCCCCAACGACGTCGTCGTCCACCCCGATGGCAGCATCTGGTTCACCGATCCCGGCTACGGCAGCATGGGCGACTACGAAGGCAACCAGGGCGAGCTCCACCACAAAGAAGCCGTTTACCGCATCGCGCCCGATGGCAAACTCACCCGCGTCACCGATGCCGAGTCCAAGCCTAACGGATTATGCTTCAGCCCCGACTACAAAAAACTCTACGTCGTGGATACCGGCCCCGCCAAAAACATCCGCGTGTATGACGTCGTGGACGGCATCAAACTCGACGGCGGCCAAGAATTCGCCTCCATGAAAATGGACCCACCCGCCACAGCCGAGCCCAGCCGACGAGCCCCCACGCCAAAGTCCATCCTCGAAAGCATCCTCCGCACCGGTCAAGGCGGCTCCGACGGCATCCGCTGCGACGTGGACGGCAACCTCTGGGCCACCGCCGGCTGGGCAGGCGACGGCTACGACGGCGTCCACATCTTCACCCCCGTCGGCCAACGCATCGGCCTCATCAAACTGCCCGAAACCGGCAGCAACCTCTGCTTTGGCGGCCCCAAGCGCAACCGCCTCTTCATCACCGCCAGCCAGTCCCTCTACAGCCTCCACGTCAACACCCGCGGCGCCCACCACTGCTAA